The genomic region CCCTGATGTGGATCTTGAACATCTTAACAATGATATTAGCAACACAGAATTGGCAACCACTGTCCTGTGGTATCTTGTCACAGACAGTCTCTTTGTATGGGTGAGTGCCATCTAGTCAATGACTTTGTATTGCACGATAAGATAATCTTGTCACAAAATCTAATTGTCACTTTTGTCTGCACTGTCATAGGTCTTGGTCAACACATTCTGCTGCTCCTTGATGTTAATTGCTAAAATGATTCAGTATGTGGTGTTTGGCCCGCTCAGGGTCAGTGAGAAACAGGTGAGTTTTTGTCTAGCGCAGTGCTAAATAGTGAATGAAACTACTTCAATGCCTGGGTTATTAAGCAGCTCTACTCGAGTGTCGACCTATCAGAAGGATGCATCTAATTTGCTCTGTGTTTATTCTTCAGCACCTGAAAGACAAGTTCTGGAACTTCATCTTCTACAAGTTCATTTTCATCTTTGGCGTGCTGAACGTGCAGACAGTCGAGGAGGTGGTGATGTGGTGTTTGTGGTTCTCTGCTCTGGTGTTTCTCCACCTCATGGTGCAGCTCTGCAAAGACAGATTTGAATACGTAAGTATTTTAAAGTacaccactgttttttttttttaagtcattcTAGTGCCCCTTCCTGTGGTTTATGACTACCTTGTCATCTAGGGCAGCACAGTAAACCAAGTTTATTGGATTGTCGACATAATGAATCTGTTATTATTCCAATCCAAATATACTCTCATCACAATTCTCCAAACCAATTCAACTGAGGATTGCTACAATAATCGATGATATTGTACCAGACGTTCAACCAACCAGTCagtctacaaaacaaaacagaaggcTTATCAATACAAACGTATCAGGAAAAAGCCAACACTTTTCACACTTGGGTAATTTTATATCGAGCTTCTGAGGCTCTTTGCCAACAGCAAACACATCTGAAGTAGATTTGTCATGGCAAAAGACAGTGTTGTCAAAGGTGCCTAGaggttgttatttttgttgtttgctttgCTACAGAGCTCATATTTGTCCAGACAGGATGCAAACGTTCTTTCAGAAATACTTCTGAGCAAGTTTTGCTCAACCAAAGATCAGATAGTTCCAATGTTGAATACCCAACGGTAATGAAAAGCAACACCCACATAGATCTTAAGGACAAAGTTGACAAATCTCAATTGCACCAATTTATTCCTGGACTCAATTTATTCTACTTTCGGGAATGTCAATTAGAAACCGTAtagaaattgtttttttaaagtgacttCCTTTTTACCATTCATGCAGAGATGCAGGCATTGGGGATGGCTAGTATGTCATTAGGCAGATATAGGGATGTTTTCTTTGCTGTGAAATGTGATAAGGTATAACAGATAGGCTTACATGTTCCTGTATGAAACCTGTTCCTATTTATGCTTAACAGTGAGCCCAATAGACCTACCTACATTCTTTGTGGTTGTCTTGTTACTTATAAGGACAGAGAGTAAATGGGAGGTATCCAGAAGCCTTGCATTTGACAACATCTGCATGTACTTTCAGACTTCATAAAGCGGTCTTTTTAAAAGGTGTGGTGAGTGTTCCCTCAGAAGTCTGAGAGTAACTGTACTCTTCTCAGCACTGGATCTATTAATAGTTCCTTGTACTGGCATGTTAGACTGCTGATTGACACGGCCTTGTATCAGATTGTGCTCTGCATGTTGGGGAAAACAAAATATCAGATTTAATTGACCTCCTCTACTTACAAGCAATGACATTTAGAATGGGCATTAAGTTGATGTGTTGCCTGTGATGTAGAGCTGACTGGCTCAGTGTATGAGAGAGTAATATCTGACTGCTGTGCTGTAGAAATGTaccagtttgttttggtgtccTGTGCAACACATGGTCGTGTGTAACTGTCTGCTAgtcttgttttttgtctctcagCTTTGGCTATAGATCTGCAGTTATGAATGTGCTTTTTAGGTTGAAGTCTGCCAGGTGTGTTAGCCCCAGCTGCTTTCCTTCttgttttcctgtttctgtgGGTTCTAGCTTTTGGGGTGAGGATGGTGCATGTAGGTTAAACTGCTTAAGATGATGGGTTTATCATGTTGTCAGTGTGCAGGGGAAACCTTGTGGCAGTAAAGCTTTACAAAATTGATGGaacctattttatttttttcagctcaGCAGTTTTAATGTTTGTAATGAGGCCCTGAATCGTATTCTACACACTGTAGGCAGTTTAAAGTCTTAGGCAATGTTTTGTAAATACTTTTTAAGGATTGTATGTATGAGGAGTCTATTGATTTAAATGGGTCAGGTGTATTTGGAAGGGAAAAGTTCATGTTTCCTCTCAGCTAGTACAGTAGAAATGTCCTTGGAGTATGGTACTGAGCCAGATACTGACACATgttgtgcctctgtgtgtaaaCGGGCTTACAAAAAGTGTACAGTCTTTGGTGGCTGATTTAATTCTTTTGATTTAGGAATATTCccctttttaaatgtattgtttttctgttttattcagttGTCTGGCATCAACAGCTTCATGTTTCATGAGCATGTGCAgattttgtattgtttatttgattttttaatgcCAGAATAATCTGTACTAGTATAAAATTGCAGgcatcaaaacaaaacacttggtCTGAATCCGCTATGAATTCCCAGCACTTTTTCCACAGCACAGTGATgacataaaatgttttagtggGCTGTAAAAACCCACATGAACTTCCCAAACTAGCACAAGCTCTTTAAATAGACACGGACAACCTCCTCAGGAACCCTAGGCATAACAAAAGGGAAAAACTTTGAGAGAGGCACACTTATAATTTACATTTTCTTCCCCACAGCTGTCTTTCTCGCCCTCCACTCCCATGAACAGCCATGTACGAGTGCTTTGTCTGCTGGTCTCCCTGCTGCTGGACTGCTGTGGTCTGGCTGTGGTCTGTGGTCTGCTGGGAGCTTCCCATGGCATGCACACCCTCTCCTTTATGGCAGCTGAGGTGAGAACCTGGAGCCACAACTGAATAAAAATGGGTGCCAGATGTGTGGACAAAGGCATGATGATTGTGGACACTTTATAGTATTTAAGCTTTTGGTTACGCCCATGCTTTTCTTAAAgaattatgattttatttaatatgCTTATGTCTTCAATGTGGCTGAGAATATCTCTTAAAAAAGGCTTATTTATTTGATACACACGTCTCCCTAAGGGGATATTTATTAAAGAGAGGCTTTatctaataaaaacacatattatCACTGCACCATTTTAGTACAAAAGATTCCTCTCATGTCtttgagatattttttttttatttaaatcacaAGTGAAATTCCAAACTTGTGATTATTCTGTATGGAAAATAGACCACAAGAATTACATCACATTCAcctgtgccttttttttcttcagtgtctgCTGGTGACTGTACGCACTGGGCATGTCATCATGCGGTAAGTTCACTCAAATCCTCCTTATACATGCATGCACGTGTGCACACTGCAGCCATACAGATGACATAGCTTGTGCAGATTTAGAATCAGGGGCTAATGTTAGCGACACCATTAGTTTTTCTCTGGTTCCATTATACCAGTGTGAAAGGCTTTTTGTCCCAAGGAGAGTGGTTAGGATTATACAAGCAGCAGAAACAACTCTAATCAGCTGAAGGCCTCAGATGCTCAGAGATATCAGGCTAACATTAAAACTTGTAAACTGCTGTCAGGAACATTGCTGTGGCTTGGTACATAGCAAAACAATGTTTGTGGTGACTTAACTGCTTATTACTTTAACTATAAAAAAGGACAGATTTTCCGTTGTTACCCTGCTTTGTGTTTATCTTATGTTACTGACCACAATAGCTTGGGAGTTTGTTGGCTttggactattttctttcccttttttttttcaaccagtCATACTGAGTTTGCAGGTAGTGAGAGAGGCAAACAGCAAAGCTTTTCCTCACAGCACCAAAGTGTCTGAATGAACAGCTCAGTGGTTGAAAATGACTTATTATTTTTCTACAGAGtgctttgttttggtttcagaTTTACTCAGACTTAGCATGGAGTAATTTATAAATAGGAGGAGGCATCGCCCCATGTCTCTCCCTTCATTATCAGCAGGGGCGGATATAGTGATTTGGTGGCCCAGGCCAACTttgtctttctttattttcactcATTATTGGGGATGTTGGTAGTATTGGCAGGGGTAGAAGAAGTAGTCAAAACCCTCTTTTTCCCCAGTAAAACTATTATTAGCACACAGCAAAAGTCAAAGCCCTGCAGTCAGGAGAGGTATTACTAGCACAATgcatttgaattaaactttgTTCAAGGTGAAGCTTTTATGCTGGATAGTTTAATGAATTATAATGCATCTTATTTTAATTGTTATATTTTGGTAGTAAAATCTGAATGTGCAACATAACCAGTAACTTTTCTCTGTCAGGTAAATGTAGTGGTACAATGTTTCCTTCTGAAGTATTTGTACAcagttacatttaaaacaaagtgCTTTGATGGCAATTTGTCAGTCATTTTGGGGTACAATGAGTTAGAATAGCAAcatcatttaatatttttcatatctAAGCATCATAATAGATCTAAAACAGTTTGGGCCCTTTTAGTAAAGTGTACCCCTGATTATTATGattctctcattttctcttaAAGGGTAAATGAGAGGTGCAGGTCGCACAAGTTACGAGTAGTCTTTGACTAAAATGGCACTTAAAAGTTTTGAGGGCCAAAAGTTTCCCTCTGATTTGtgcattaaatattaaaattgtgCATTCATTCCTGTATAACATTACAACTCCACTAGCCAGTGGTGCTACCGAGAATAGGTAACAGGAGAGCCTGTGTGTAAAATAAACAGGTGGGAATTAGATAGTTGCTGTGAGGCCATTtcattcatccaaactgcttgtCCTTTGTTGCAATTGTTGGACTTAGGAAGATGGCTTTGTGAGTATTAAGAGTATCAACCCTTGGGTTTAACATTGTTTAACCAGGTTGTAATTATCCAAATCCTGTTGTGATGTATTGGAAGggtatttgttcatgtttgacCTTGAAGTTGGCCTAGTAGCTGGCAGCACACTACCAGTTTGGTGAGCAGGTACGATAGAGCTGAAGGTGGGActtatttgcatattcatagatCCACTACCAACTGAGGCAAAGTGGTGCAGTTACAACTAATCAATGCCTGGAGAGCGAGTTCAAAGCTATTATACGAGGACAATTCATGGACATTACACTGTTATTCTCTCTTCTTTGTTGTGAGCTAAtttatcattttgtttcttctgATGGCAACATTACCTGTTTTGTCGTTCCATGATACTTAGACACCATCGTTGTGTCATGCATTATGAGTTTCCAAACCCCATCCAAGATAAGGGCCACATCTTCCACCATACTGTCTAAATAACACCTGTGTTTCATGGCCTGATAGAGTTGTACATGTCCCTTCAGATACTCCATTCATCTGTGGGATCTGAACCATCCAGGGACCTGGGAGAGTAAGGGGACATATGTCTACTATACAGATTTCATCATGGAGTTGGCTATGCTCTTCCTCGACCTTGTGCACCACATCCATATGCTGGTAAGACACAGCGGGAACAGGTGTCGGCATGTGATGATAtgtttctgtttcctctttcCTAATCTTTAATCATTGTGTCCATATGTCTCTCATTAGCTTTTTGGAAACATCTGGCTGTCCATGGCAAGCCTGGTTATCTTTATGCAGCTGCGGTATCTCTTCCATGAGGTCCAGCGCCGCGTCCGCCGACATAAGAACTACCTTCGTGTCATCAACAACATGGAAGCCAGGTGACAGTATATCTTGATTTAattgtttttccctttttacctCATGGTTTTGTGGTTCCTAGTTTGTTTACTTACTGAATCCATTGATCATGACTTGTTTCATCATTATATTTGTTTGTACTCTGAACTTTGTGCAGATTTGCAGTTGCTACAGCAGAGGAGCTGGCAGCTAATGATGATGATTGTGCCATCTGCTGGGACACCATGTTGACAGCACGCAAACTGCCCTGTGGCCATCTCTTCCACAAGTACAGTGTTTTTTAATCAGCAATCCCTGCATGGACAATATTCTGCAGTGCACTCTTTGACTAGCACTACTGTCCTGTGTCTCCATAGCCCCCCCAAAAAGTTACTTACAGAATAAACATGGTTTAGGGAGAGACTGCTAGAATAGCAGGCAACCAGATATACCAGCCTTGAATGCAGTCTCCTTAATTTGGCTAGTGCTGAAGTCTTGCACaagttatatatttttgtagCAGGCCTGACTGCATAACTGTTCTTAGCTTGTGtgctatatttatttttgtttatttggataTTTATCTGTTGCCCTGAGTTACAGCAGTTTGGTGAAGATTTTCTGCTTCAGTAAGACGCCCTGCACAGCTCCTTGGGCCATATTTACAAAGCTTCCTACTATAAAGAACTGCTCCTAGTGATTAAATTCAAAGGGAGTTCTTAgaattatgacattttcaaagAATTTCCCCTTACAGATAAGACTTACATcctggtaaagataaaagtaattcacaaagcatcttgggccttaaaagagctcctaagatGAAAAACTGTAAGGAGCAGGGaagaggacttttaagaggctttagattttctaaagcagATGAGAAGATGTCGGAAAGACAATAAGGAAGAGAAAATGCTCCAAatgctggatgacagtgagttaatgaaacactacaGATTAGATTGTGCAGGGATAATATTTATGGTCGATTTCATTAGAGATGTGCTCACATCTTCCACCCAGTGCAATAACGCTGTAATGCCAGAAATGAAAGTGATCACAACACTGAGATATTTGGCAAcgggaaaaatgcaacagtgcagcaatgatgacttgggtctgtctcagTGTTCCATTGGCAGAGTGAATCACACAGACAATTACAACGCGTTCACATTCTCATATTGTGACACGGTTATTTACTTTCCACTGGATGTCCACATCTTCAGGCTCATGAAAGAGCAAtcaatcacatttttaaaaagaatgcatcacacctagcaGCAGGATCAAACACACTTcttcactaaggtaaaagtttctgtcccatCCTTGGTCAGAGTCACTCTGAGAATTTTCCTATATCTCTcataagctaggactccttgcTAGAAATTTTCATGTTAAGGTGGGAGCTCTCTGTAggtattctcagaatgtttgttaATATGGCCCCTGATGTTTAGCAAGACTTCTGAGACCTGAAATGAAGAAGTGGCATAAGGACATTtgtgagttgtgtgtgtgtgtgtgtgtttttgcagctCTTGTTTGCGCTCGTGGCTCGAGCAGGACACCTCATGTCCAACATGCCGGACATCCCTGAACATCAACGGGGACAGCGGCCAGGCGAGAGGTCCGCAGCAAGGCGGGGGACTGGAAGACAACATCGGCCCAGTAGGAGCTGCTCCAGATGCTCGACCACATATCAACCAACACAATCACTTCTTCCACTTTGATGGTAAGTCTGTCAGACACAAATCCAAGGATGAATCTGGCTGTGGAGTTACCTTTGCCAGGGTCCAGACCTTTTAATCCACCTACTTCTCTGAGTTGTAGTTGACTGATTCATTCTTCTTCGCCTTTGTCGTCGTCTTCTTCGCTCCTCAAGGGACTGAATAGCGTCTGACtatgtagtttgtttttacaaactcTTTTACTACCACTCTTAAAACCCTGTCATAAGTGACATCAGTGTTGCCCTAAAATGACGTTACATTCAGGCGGACATGTTGGTCTTATCTGATTGGTTATGAGAAATCAAATCCCCCTCTCCTTCAGATATCGTATAGAGTCCACACATTGTCAGACTAAAGATGGAAATAAAGTGTAACAAGTTGGCAATTCTGTCTGATACCAGACAATTGTCATCTTACATCAGATTAGCTTTGTGTGACAATGAATTATAAAATACTTTCTCTTACAGGATCTCGCATTGCCAGCTGGCTGCCCAGTTTCTCGGTGGAAGTAATGCACACCACCAATATCCTGGGCATTGCTCAGGCCAACAACTCCCAGCTCCTGGCCATGGTGAGTTCATGTTTACATTGTCATTAAATACTTTTTGGTTTCATAAAAGATGATACTCAGATTGCAATTTGAGACCAGGTATTGAGTTTTTCTCCTAGACAGCTGCTGACAGTTAATTTGCATGGAGCCAATTCTGCCATCAATTTGTTTCACTTTTCTCTGCTTGTCTTGATTTTTGCCGAAAAGCCAGTGTTGCCTGGGCTGTGCACCGTGGCCCAAACATCTTTACTTTGGTATTTGACTTTCTGGGAAATGCATGTTGACATAGTGATAACATCTATTTAACCAACAGATTTAACAGAAACTGTTGGTCCAAGTTAAAACAAAGAGATCCAGTgtatttttaacagttttatacTTGAAAATCACTAATACTGTATGTTTAAGACCTGTTTGTTAAccccaaaaaaaatctagttTTAACCTTCAATGTTCTGCTCTTCCATCTCTAACAGTCTTTCTTTAAATGATTTCTCTATTGCTGTCTTTCTTTTTGATGTACCTTCTGCTCATCAGGCCCATCAGGTCCAGGAGATGTTCCCTCAGGTGCCCTCCTACCTGGTGATGCAGGATCTGCAGCTGACCCGCTCTGTGGAGGTCACCACTgacaacatcctggagggacgCATCCAGGTGCCTTTTCCAACACAGGTCAGTCAAAAGCAGGATAACTTTTTCATAATTTCATTGTTTTGATAACGCAGTGCTCTCCCGATGTCTTCAGC from Epinephelus moara isolate mb chromosome 1, YSFRI_EMoa_1.0, whole genome shotgun sequence harbors:
- the LOC126390018 gene encoding E3 ubiquitin-protein ligase AMFR-like, translating into MPLLFLERFPWPSLQTYTALSVALLAGSIFSAYTTVTDPGFGVLETDETPAPPDVDLEHLNNDISNTELATTVLWYLVTDSLFVWVLVNTFCCSLMLIAKMIQYVVFGPLRVSEKQHLKDKFWNFIFYKFIFIFGVLNVQTVEEVVMWCLWFSALVFLHLMVQLCKDRFEYLSFSPSTPMNSHVRVLCLLVSLLLDCCGLAVVCGLLGASHGMHTLSFMAAECLLVTVRTGHVIMRYSIHLWDLNHPGTWESKGTYVYYTDFIMELAMLFLDLVHHIHMLLFGNIWLSMASLVIFMQLRYLFHEVQRRVRRHKNYLRVINNMEARFAVATAEELAANDDDCAICWDTMLTARKLPCGHLFHNSCLRSWLEQDTSCPTCRTSLNINGDSGQARGPQQGGGLEDNIGPVGAAPDARPHINQHNHFFHFDGSRIASWLPSFSVEVMHTTNILGIAQANNSQLLAMAHQVQEMFPQVPSYLVMQDLQLTRSVEVTTDNILEGRIQVPFPTQAIERAPSQVSTASDEQDPGSSGAAEQNLNESDNMEVRGGRFSKSAEERQKMLKQRKEEMLQQARRRYLNKSPEDADEDLPGLEEDTVPDLNMTVLRRRTMAAAAERRMQNQQDPAP